The following are encoded in a window of Rissa tridactyla isolate bRisTri1 chromosome 15, bRisTri1.patW.cur.20221130, whole genome shotgun sequence genomic DNA:
- the KCNJ2 gene encoding inward rectifier potassium channel 2 yields MGSVRTNRYSIVSSEEDGMKLATMAVANGFGNGKSKVHTRQQCRSRFVKKDGHCNVQFINVGEKGQRYLADIFTTCVDIRWRWMLVIFCLTFILSWLFFGCVFWLIALLHGDLENQENSKPCVSQVSSFTAAFLFSIETQTTIGYGFRCVTDECPIAVFMVVFQSIVGCIIDAFIIGAVMAKMAKPKKRNETLVFSHNAVVAMRDGKLCLMWRVGNLRKSHLVEAHVRAQLLKSRITSEGEYIPLDQIDINVGFDSGIDRIFLVSPITIVHEIDEDSPLYDLSKQDMDNADFEIVVILEGMVEATAMTTQCRSSYLANEILWGHRYEPVLFEEKNYYKVDYSRFHKTYEVPNTPICSARDLAEKKYILSNANSFCYENEVALTSKEEDEIDTGVPESMSTDTHPDMDHHNQAGVPLEPRPLRRESEI; encoded by the coding sequence ATGGGCAGCGTGCGAACCAACCGCTACAGCATCGTGTCTTCGGAAGAGGACGGCATGAAGCTGGCAACCATGGCCGTTGCCAACGGCTTTGGGAATGGAAAGAGTAAGGTACACACCAGACAGCAGTGCAGGAGCCGCTTTGTCAAAAAAGATGGCCACTGCAACGTCCAGTTTATTAACGTGGGTGAGAAGGGACAGCGATACCTGGCAGACATCTTCACCACTTGCGTGGACATCCGCTGGAGGTGGATGCTAGTTATCTTCTGCCTGACTTTCATCCTCTCCTGGCTTTTTTTTGGCTGTGTGTTTTGGTTGATTGCACTGTTGCATGGAGATCTGGAGAATCAAGAAAACAGCAAACCTTGCGTCTCTCAAGTGAGCAGCTTCACCGCAGCCTTTCTGTTCTCCATTGAGACCCAGACCACGATCGGCTATGGTTTCAGGTGTGTCACAGACGAGTGCCCCATCGCAGTTTTCATGGTGGTTTTCCAGTCTATAGTAGGCTGCATCATTGATGCCTTCATCATTGGTGCTGTCATGGCAAAGATGGCTAAgccaaaaaagagaaatgaaactcTAGTCTTCAGCCACAATGCCGTGGTGGCCATGAGAGATGGAAAACTGTGCCTGATGTGGCGTGTTGGAAACCTGAGGAAAAGCCACTTGGTGGAGGCACATGTGCGAGCGCAGCTCCTCAAATCCAGGATCACGTCGGAAGGGGAGTACATCCCCTTGGATCAAATAGACATCAATGTAGGGTTTGACAGCGGGATAGACCGCATATTCCTGGTCTCCCCAATTACGATAGTACATGAAATAGATGAAGACAGTCCTTTGTATGACTTGAGCAAACAAGACATGGACAATGCTGACTTTGAAATTGTAGTAATATTAGAGGGCATGGTGGAAGCTACTGCCATGACTACCCAGTGCCGTAGCTCATATCTGGCAAATGAAATCCTCTGGGGCCACCGCTACGAGCCCGTACTCTTTGAAGAGAAAAACTACTACAAAGTGGACTATTCCAGGTTCCACAAAACATACGAAGTGCCCAACACACCCATCTGTAGTGCCAGAGACTTAGcggaaaagaaatacattctcTCTAACGCAAACTCCTTTTGCTACGAGAACGAAGTGGCCCTCACCAGCAAAGAGGAGGACGAGATTGACACTGGGGTGCCTGAGAGCATGAGCACAGACACCCACCCGGACATGGACCACCACAACCAAGCAGGGGTGCCTCTAGAGCCACGGCCACTACGGCGGGAGTCGGAAATATGA